TGGCAGCCTACCTGCTCGCCGGCGGCGGCGGCCCGGCGCTGCATGTCGTCGCGGCGGCGACCGTGCGCGCGAGCTGGTAGGCGCGACCGCCGTCGGTCGGTGTCGCGGTCGGACGAGTATCGACCGGGGACACGGACGGCATATACTGTCGACTCGCGATGGGGGACACGATGGAGAGGCTGCTACGCGAGCGAGCGCGCCTCGTCCACATAGGTCTGGCGGTCACGATCGTTCTGCTTCTGGCGGGCGAAGTGTGGATGAACGGCCGGGTCAACACCGTTGCGGTCATCCAGTTGGCCCACCTGGCGCTCGTACTCGCCGGGCTCGGGGCGCTGTGGCTCGCTCGATCAGCGCGGCTCGTCGTGGGGATCACCCTCGTCGAGTTTGCGATGGCAGCGGCTGCGATCGCCGCGGTCGGTGTCGTCCAGATCGATCCGCTGCGCATGGGCATCACCATGATCCTCGCGAGCCTGGCGATCGCCGTCGTCATGCCGTGGGGCACCGTGCCCCAGGCGGTTGCGGTCGGGATCGCGGGCATCGCGACGGGGGTCGCGTTGTGGCTGTTGCCGGCGTCCCTCGTGACGGCGCGCGAGATCGCCCTCGAGGCCGGTGCGCTGCTCGGGTCCGTGCTGGTCGCGCGCGTCATCCGCCAGCAGCTCGTCGCCATCGAGCGCGAGCGCAACGAGGCGCGGCGGCAGGCGGAGGCGCTGGCGCGGAGCGAGGCGCTGTTTCGTACGATGTTCGAAGCATCCGCGCTGGGCATGGTTCGGTTCCGCGAAGATCGCTCGATCATCGAGGTCAACGACGCGCTCGCCCGCCTTCTCGACGTTCCGCGCGACGCGCTCGCCGGGCAACCGATCGACTCGGTCGTCCACCCCGACGATCGAATCGACGACGGACTGCTTGCGGAGCTGGCGTCCGGACGGTGCGAGCACTACCAGGGCGAAGTGCGGCTCGTCCAGCCGTCGGGCGGTGCATCCGTGTGGGGACAGCTTACGCTGTCGTCGGTCCGGGACCTGGACGGACGGCCGTCTTTCGTCGCCATGATCGACGACGCGACCGCGCGCCGACTTGCCGAGCAAGAGCTGGAGCGCGCGCGCCGGGAAGCAGAGGCGGCAGCACAGGCCAAAGGGCGGTTCTTGGCGATCATGAGCCACGAGATCCGTACGCCGCTCAACGCGGTGCTCGGGTTCAACGAGCTGTTGGCCGGGACCGAGCTCGACGAGACGCAGCGCCACTTCGTCGAGACGATCGGCCGGTCGGGACGCCACCTCACGCAGATCATCAACGACGTCCTCGATTTCTCCAAGATCGAATCGGGCGGTCTCACGCTCGAGCGGATTGCGGTCGACTTGGGCGACGTCGTCCGCAACACGGTTCGCATGTTCCAGCCGGACGCGGAGGCCAAGGGGTTGGTCCTGCGCTGCGACATCGACGAATGCATCCGCCCGGCGGTGCTCGCCGACCCGAAGCGCCTGCGCCAGATCATCACCAACCTGGTGGGCAACGCGATCAAATTCACGGACCGCGGCAGCGTCGTGGTGCGCGTGCGCTGCATCGGCGGTGAGGGCGACCGCGGAGTGGTCCGCATCGACGTCGAGGACACGGGCGTCGGCATTCCGCCGGAGGTCCAGCGCAAGCTGTTCCGTCCGTTCGTCCAGGCCGACAGCTCGACGACGCGCAAATACGGCGGCACCGGGCTCGGGCTTGCGATCAGCAAGCAACTCGTCGAACTCATGGGCGGCGTGATCGAAGTCGCGAGCGAGCCGGGACGCGGAACCACGTTCTCCGTCACGCTGCCGCTGGAGCGCGCGCCCGACGACGAGGTGGCGCGCAACGCCAGCCGCACGTTTGCGGCCGCGCGTGCGCCGCGGCCGACATTGCAGGGGCTGCGCGTGCTGGTAGCCGAGGACGACGAAACCAGCCGCCAGTTGGTGCAGCGGCTACTTGCACGGCTCGGTTGTACGGTTGCATTTGCATCCAATGGACAGGAAGCCGTCGAAGCGGTCGCGCGGGACGCATACCCGATCGTGCTGATGGACGTCGACATGCCGGTCATGGACGGCATCGAGGCCACGCACCGCATTCGCGCGCAATTTCGCGACGACGTCCAGCCCTACATCGTCGCGCTCACCGCCCACGCGATGCCCGGAGATCGCGAGCGCTGCGAAGCCGCCGGGATGAACGACTTCGTCGCCAAGCCGTTGCGACTGGCCGACCTGGAAGCGGCTCTGTCGCGCGCGATCGACGACACGGAACTCGGCCCGGCTGCCTGGCGCAACTGAGTCGCCGGGCGGGGGGCGTCCGGGGGTGCGTCGCCGGCGTGC
This genomic interval from Deltaproteobacteria bacterium contains the following:
- a CDS encoding response regulator: MGDTMERLLRERARLVHIGLAVTIVLLLAGEVWMNGRVNTVAVIQLAHLALVLAGLGALWLARSARLVVGITLVEFAMAAAAIAAVGVVQIDPLRMGITMILASLAIAVVMPWGTVPQAVAVGIAGIATGVALWLLPASLVTAREIALEAGALLGSVLVARVIRQQLVAIERERNEARRQAEALARSEALFRTMFEASALGMVRFREDRSIIEVNDALARLLDVPRDALAGQPIDSVVHPDDRIDDGLLAELASGRCEHYQGEVRLVQPSGGASVWGQLTLSSVRDLDGRPSFVAMIDDATARRLAEQELERARREAEAAAQAKGRFLAIMSHEIRTPLNAVLGFNELLAGTELDETQRHFVETIGRSGRHLTQIINDVLDFSKIESGGLTLERIAVDLGDVVRNTVRMFQPDAEAKGLVLRCDIDECIRPAVLADPKRLRQIITNLVGNAIKFTDRGSVVVRVRCIGGEGDRGVVRIDVEDTGVGIPPEVQRKLFRPFVQADSSTTRKYGGTGLGLAISKQLVELMGGVIEVASEPGRGTTFSVTLPLERAPDDEVARNASRTFAAARAPRPTLQGLRVLVAEDDETSRQLVQRLLARLGCTVAFASNGQEAVEAVARDAYPIVLMDVDMPVMDGIEATHRIRAQFRDDVQPYIVALTAHAMPGDRERCEAAGMNDFVAKPLRLADLEAALSRAIDDTELGPAAWRN